From the genome of Brassica oleracea var. oleracea cultivar TO1000 chromosome C4, BOL, whole genome shotgun sequence:
TCATTTCCCAATTCGAGTCTATATAGTTTCTTAATGATCCCATTGATTTATTACAAAACCTATTAGATTTTGGGCTGTACGTATTAAAATAGCTTAATATCATAAAGTTATAAATAAATTATCAAGTAAAGTAGAACACAACTCTAGAGACTCAATGCTCTGATGACCGTATAATATGGGGGGAATATTCTTTAATAGATAATTATATATGCGTACGTATGTGAGATTATATTCTAGATCAGAAGGATAGTGCCACTGAATATGCTTCTTGCATGTTATATATAAACACAATACAAACAATTAGTTTAGAGCTGAAAGATATATGGAGAAAGGTGCAAATGCATTACAGGGCAAGATCTCCTTTGGCAGGAAACTATTACTCCATTCTTGCATATGCATTTATGTTTGTGGTAAGCTCTCTGCCAAAGGAGATTTGCCCGGTAATTCTTTTGTGCCAATATTTTATCTAAATTTATTTTGGGTTAACTACATTTTACATTTTTAGTAAAAATGAAGCTCTTGGATCTATAGCTAGTCGAAGTAGACACTAGTTCCTGGATCCATATCATGTTTTGTTATGTTTCAATAACTACTCATAATATATATCTAAAAACATGGCCACAAACAAATATTCTTTTCTTTTCGCGTGGCCATCAATAGATGCAAAGTGATGCATGAAGGTCTTGAATTCATGAAGCAGGTAAGTGAGTAATGTACATTGTTTTTTAAAAAATGTTTGCGAATCTTCTTCTCATGCAGATAAATGACTCATGGAGGCTGGAGATTGCCGATCTCGATGTCAAGTCTCTCGAATAATCTTGATGACACTCTCGACGTCTAGAGTATAGACTTGGATTTTATCAGCCAAGCTAGCTCGCATGCGTGACTGACCCCATATTGCTTATGTTTTCCATCAAATCCATCTAGTAGTTTTGCTAATTAATTGCTCTCTGTATTTCTCACAAAAAAAATCTTGAGTGATTGATTCCATTCTTTGTGACTTTATTAAACACATAATATGTCAACTGTTTAAATGCAAATCCAAAGTCAAAAGTTTTTACTTGATACATAAACAATAAAACAACTAACAACTGTTGACTATAGGCCTGGACATTTCAGATATCGGTTCGGTTCGGTTCGGGTATTTCGGGTTTCGGGTAGTTCGGATTAGAGCTAGAGGATCCATTTAGTACTTGACTTATTTTCGATTCGGTTCGGTTCGGATAGTTTCGGGTTCGGTTCGGTTCGGTTCAGATAGTAAATGTAGGAACCACAAAATATCTGGAAAAAGTTCGGTTCTCATTTGGATCCGGTTCGGGTTCGGATAGTTCGGGTAGTTCAGATAATTTGGATAAAATATCGGTTATTTAGGGTAAAATATCAAATAATTAGGATGATTTAGATAAAAAAATTTGGATATTTCGGATTACTTTGGATATTTCGGATAAAACTATCCGGATAGTTTTGGATACTTTCGGGTAGTTTGGATACTTTATAATAATTTAGTTATTCCCAACTATTTTCAGATACTCTTAATAGAATTTTAAATTAAAAATATAGATTTAGTGATGTTATATGTATATATAATTAATATTTTTATATATTTGGGTACCCGTTCGGTTCTCGGTCTGGTTCCAGTTCGGCTCGGTTATTTCGGATATAAAAATATAAGAACCATTCGGATATTTGAAGGTATTGGTCCGGTTCCGATTTTGGATATTTTGGTTCGGTTTCGGTTCAGTTATTCGGTTACGGTTATTTTGCCCAGGGCTAGTTGACTAGTTTGGTTGACAACAAAGAAAAAAAAAAATCACAAACAACTTGTTTACGTACAAATCTAAAGCCCACTAACAGCCGAACAAAAACAAAACGCGGCCCAATCTGGATCAAAAAGCAAAGCTGAAGTGGCAGACAGAGATTGGTTGAACTATCGTGTCTCGCATCGCCTTGACACGTTTACGCATTAATTCCAAAAAAAAAGAAAAAAATCTGAAATGGAATTTATAAGGTTGGGTGCGACCTTCGTCTTTCGTTGACCATCAAAGCTCTTTTCTCCGTGTGAAGGGCAAGAAAATCATCGAAGCCGTCGGTTTTCGTAAGGTGATCTCTCTTCATAGATCGAAGCTACTCGTTTCTCTCCTCATTATAAATCTCCTTCCGATCTCTGATTCTTTCTCGTACTGATTGTTTTCTTTCTCCATCGTCATTTGTGAGTCTTTCTCATCAGATCTGTGTTTATGCTCCTTTAGATCTGTTTTATTGAACGATCTGTATTGAATTCATGTATGGGTCTGAGGCATTCTCGATAGATCTGGGTTTTTAGATCAGCTGGGTTGAGATAACTTTAGCTCTAGCCTAATAAAGTGTCGATCTTTGTTCTTACCCTCGACTCGTATTGATAGTGGGTTACGAAAAATTGTTCTGATTCATTGATTGTAGTTCGTGTTTGTTAGCATTGATGCATGGAAAAGTTTATAACTTTATGTCAATGCGTGTGGAATTGTATAGTTTTTCATAATTTTCAGAAGCTGACTTCGGTGTTTGAATAAATTTGAATTTTGCATGAAAAGTTTATAACTTTATGTCAATGCGTGTGGAATTGTATAGGTTTCATAATTTTCAGAAGCTGACTTTGGTGTTTGAATAAATTTGAATTTTGCGTTAAAGTGTATAACTTTATGTCAATGCGTGTGGAATTGTATAGGTTTCATAATTTTTCAGAAGCTGACTTTGGTGTTTGAATAAATTTGCATGAAAAAAGTTTATAACTTTATGTCAAATGCATGTGGAATTATATATTTTTTCATAATTTTCAGAAGCTGACTTTGAAATAAGTTTGTGGGTGGTGTTTGAATAAATTTGAATTTTGCATGAAAAGTTTATAACTTTTTGTCAGTGCGTGTGGAATTGTACAGAAGTTGGATCAACGATACTAGAATGGGAGGAGGGTTCAGAGTTTTGCATTTGGTGAGGCCTTTCTTGGCTTTTCTGCCTGAGGTGCAGAGTGCTGACAGGAAGGTGCCTTTCAGAGAGAAGGTTATCTACACTGTCATCTCTCTCTTCATCTTTCTCGTCTGCAGTCAGCTTCCTCTCTATGGAATCCACTCCACCACCGGCGCGGATCCGTTCTATTGGATGCGTGTCATTCTTGCTTCCAACCGTGGGACTGTTATGGAGCTTGGTATTACTCCCATCGTCACGTCTGGGCTTGTGATGCAGCTCTTGGCTGGTTCTAAGATTATTGAGGTTGACAACAATGTCCGTGAAGACCGTGCCCTCTTGTAAGTGTTATTGTTGTTGTTGCTGCTTCTGTGTCCGTGTGAGTTCTTATTCAACTTGCTTTGTAGGAATGGTGCTCAGAAGCTTCTTGGTATTCTGATTGCCATCGGTGAGGCGGTTGCATACGTTCTTTCCGGAATGTATGGCCCCGTTGGTCAACTTGGTGTTGGAAACGCCATCCTCATCATCCTCCAGCTCTTCTTTGCCGGAATCATTGTTATCTGCCTTGACGAGCTTCTTCAGAAAGGATACGGTCTCGGCTCAGGAATCTCCCTTTTCATCGCCACCAACATCTGTGAGAGCATTATCTGGAAGGCGTTTAGCCCAACCACCATCAACACCGGCCGTGGAGCTGAGTTTGAAGGCGCTGTTATCGCATTGTTCCATATGCTGATAACTAAGTCCAACAAGGTTGCAGCTCTCCGCCAAGCATTCTACCGGCAGAACCTTCCAAACGTTACCAACTTGCTAGCCACAGTCTTGATCTTCTTGATTGTGATCTACTTCCAAGGGTTCCGTGTGGTTTTGCCTGTGAGATCAAAGAACGCCCGTGGGCAACAGGGTTCTTACCCCATCAAGCTGTTCTACACCTCTAACATGCCCATCATTCTCCAGTCCGCTCTCGTCTCAAATCTTTACTTCATCTCTCAGGTACATTACAGACATTCTTGAATCATCTCCACAGTAACATAATGCTAACATTGAATCTCTCTTCTGTGGTCAACAGCTTCTATACAGGAAGTTCAGTGGAAACTTCTTTGTAAACCTTTTGGGACAATGGAAAGAATCTGAGTACAGTGGGCAATCTATTCCAGTTAGTGGTCTAGCTTACCTCATCACAGCTCCAGCAAGGTAATGCAAAATATCATCAATGTTTGCTTTAATCCACATATTGTTATCTCCACCAACAGACTTGATGAATATATGCTACTATATGGTTGCAGCTTCTCGGACATGGCAGCTCACCCTTTCCATGCTCTGTTCTACATCGTCTTCATGCTCACTGCTTGTGCTCTTTTCTCAAAGACATGGATTGAGGTCTCCGGATCTTCTGCTAGGGACGTAGCTAAGCAGCTTAAGGTAATAGAATCATAACTGCTCTCTCAATACTTGGTGTGTTTGGGTATTTGATATTGTAAACTCCATGTGTGACAGGAACAACAAATGGTGATGCCAGGACACAGAGAGTCAAACTTGCAGAAGGAGCTGAACAGGTACATCCCAACAGCAGCAGCTTTCGGAGGAGTTTGCATCGGTGCATTGACCGTTCTGGCTGATTTCATGGGAGCCATTGGGTCAGGGACTGGAATCCTCTTGGCGGTCACAATCATATATCAGTATTTCGAGACCTTTGAGAAGGAGAAAGCAAGTGAACTCGGCTTCTTTGGGTTCTAAGTTAGCTACAAAGTTGTAAAACTTTGCTTAGGCAAAAGCAGAGAAGGCACGCTAGCTTCTGATGTGCCAACCTCAAAGGGTTCTAACACAGTTTGGGGTAGTCCTTTCTTGTTGTTTAAACAAAATTTTCACTTGTAGTTTTTTTTTCTTTTAAATACAGTTTATGTTTTTTTCTTGCTTTTATAAGTTGAAACCTTTTGTGATAGACGCTTTTCTAATGTATGTTTCTAGAAGTTCATTACCAAATAAACAATTTACATATTGGAGTTCAAAGCTATATATTTCTTGTAGCCAATGTGAGAAAGAAAAGCCATCAACGATGTTAAGAGGTGGTGGAACTGAAGCTAAGCAGAAAAACCTCAACTGTGGAAGCAGCAGTAGAAACTATAGTGATGGTTTTGTTACAAGGATAAGTGATGTCAACCACCAGCTAATGCAAGATAATAGTTATGATACGTGACATGCTTATACTTTAACTTGTGAATTCATGGTCTCTACTCTTTCATAGGATCTAACTAACCTCCTACAGTAAAGACAGAAAGTCTTCCAACGAGAATTTGAGCTTTGCCAAACGCGTTTAAAATCCCTTCTTCTTGTTAAGTTTTTTTTCTTCCTCTAACTAATTTCTTGTCTGAAAGTTTTGGTGACTAACACATGTACCATACATATATCTCTGTTTATGTGGATCATTTTATTTGACTTGAAAACTAGTTAAACAGAAAGCTATACAAGGTGGAGCACAAAGGCAAAAAGTTAAAAAGACACGAGAACTGTTGCTTCTTACTTTAGTTTTAGTTGCACTGATCCAAATTAGAGTTTGCCTGTTCCTTAAGTTAACACAAAATGGTAAATACACTCAACAGTTAGAAATCAAATAAACAATAATCGGTTAATCATGTTTATAGCCACCCAAGCTAGTTTTGACACCAATCAAATAACAACACTAACTCGATTATCTAAAATCCCAACTACCAGCAAATAGAGAGGATGGTCATTTAGATCCGTATGGTACTACATGCTTACACTTTGACTTCTATTCCACCATTCATGGTCTCCATACTCTATTGTAGAGAGAAGATCTAGGGAACTTTCCTTTTTTTTAACGGACTATCATACATACTAAGGACCTGACTGGTTTTCCCGCTACGACCCGCAAACGTAGCTTTTGTGGTTGGTAGTGGTTGACAGCGTTTCGAAACAATCATACAAACCGCTACAAATCGCTCCAAACCGCTCTGAACCTCTTAAAATCAAAAGATGGTTCCAGCTAGCGTTTGCGGTTGCGGGCGGTTTCTGGTGGAAAAATAAATATATAATTATTTTCAAAAATATTTTAAAATTAAAATTTTAAAATGGAAATATTATAAACAAAAATATATACATATTTTATATATTAATTAAAATTCACAAACAGTATCATAATTTGCTTTAAAAAACTTTAAACTAACTATTTATTAGAATTTTAAAACATTTATATACACAAATATATAAAGATATACACATATATAAAATGAAATAAAATATTTTTAAAAAAGTTTTAATATAAATCTTCAAAACAAATTTTATTAAAATTATAACTTTCAACTAATTTATTTTTTTTATAAATAAACATAATATTTTTATTAATCATATTATATTGATAATTATTATATTTTATTACAATAGTATGCTTTTTATATTTTTATAATGCTATAATATGTTAATATGAGTAATTTATTATTAAACCGCTGCAATATCTTATATCAACCAGCCACAAATATCCCGCAAAGGCAACAATTTTCAAACGTTATACCAGTCATACAAAACGCTTAATAACGCTTGAAATCGCAACCACCCGCATCCGCAAACTCCCGCAACCGGAACCGCAACCGCTGCGTTGAAACTAGTCAGGCCCTAAATCATTTTCTTAATGTATATTTTACAATTAAAAAGATGAATCACTATTCAGTAAAAAACTTTTATAAATAGCTAAATCACATTAACATGAATCCCAAACCATCTCTTACCACTTTCTCCAATACAATCACTCTTGTTCATTGATGTTCTTACCCAAACACACATCTTAACGTGGAAAAAAAAAAAGAAAGACTCAGACAAAGCTAACTGTCTTTTGTTTCATTTCGTTGTCACATGGCCACTGATTCAGCAATGTTCGCATCCTCACGTCGGAGACAATCTCCGTCGCTGGAGGCGTTTCTATCACCGGTTGATCTCTCCGACGTCCCTCTCCTTCGAACACTATCTTCCACCTCATCAGAGATCGTCTCCTGCTTCAGCGACGTACGTTTCTCCTTCCAGCGTAGAAACTCTCGGTCCCTGATACGTAAAGTCCAAGTCATCGCCGTCTTGCTCCAACACCTCGCACCGGAGTCAAGCTTGGATCCCACGGCGGTGCTCTGCTTCAAGGAGCTCTATCTCCTCCTCCACCACTCCAAGTTCCTCCTCCGCTACTGCGCTCACTCCAGCAAGCTATGGCTCTTGCTTCAAAGCCCCTCGCTCTCGAGCTTCTTCCACGATCTGAGCAAAGACTATTCCACCCTCTTAGATGTCCTCCTCCCCGCTGAGAGTCTCTGCCTAAAAGACGACGTTAGAGAGCAAGTCCAGCTCTTGCACATGCAGCACTACGTTGACGATAACAACGACGAGACGCTGCGTAACAGACTCTATTCGTTTCTCGACGAGTTCGAGAACGGGAGTGTACCAAACTCAGAAGAGCTAAGCTTCTTCTTCTTCGAGAAACTCGGGATTAAAGATCCAACAAGTTACAGAGAAGAGATCGAGTTTCTTGAAGAACAGATCAAAAGCCACGGGTGTGACTTGGAGCCTACGAGATCGGTGATCAACGGGTTTGTAGATATCACACGGTACGTTATGTTTCTCTTATTCAAGATTGAAGATAGTAACGAGATTAAGAAACAGAGGAAAGGTTTGATCTCTGAGGAGATTGAGAACACGTTTACAACGCTTCCAAAGGATTTCATCTGCTCCATCTCTCTCAACATCATGAACGATCCTGTTGTGATCGTCTCCACCGGACAGACTTACGACCGAAGCTCCATCGCTAGGTGGATTCATCAAGAAGGTCGCTCTACTTGTCCCAAAACAGGACAGAAGCTAGTGGACTTGAGTTTCGTTCCCAATCTAGCTTTGAGACACTTGACAACGCTTTGGTGCCAAGTAAACGGTTTGTCTCATGACTCACCACCACCTAAAGAGTCTCTCCCTAAGGTGTTTCAAACAAGAGCTTCGACGGAAGCAAACAAAGCAGCTATATCGATTCTCGTGCGGAACCTAGCACACGGCTCAGAGTTGGCTGCAGGAGAGATCCGTGTTCTCACTAGAACAGTAACGGAAACGCGTACGTTGATCGTGGAAGCAGGTGCGATCCCGTATCTGCATAGTCTTCTCAAATCTGAAAACGCTGTTGCGCAAGAGAACGCTGTCGCATCAATCTTTAACTTGTCTATCGACGAAGCAAACAGGAGTCTGATCATGGAAGAACACGACTGTCTCGAGCCGATAATGAGCGTTCTCGTATCCGGTCTTACGATGAGAGCTAAGGAGATTGCAACAGCCGCGTTGTACACTCTTTCCAGTGTACATGATTACAAGAAAACGATAGCAAACGCTGATGGCTGCATCGAGTCGCTTGCACTGGTGCTGCGAAACGGAACCGTGAGAGGGAAGAAAGATGCTGTCTACGCTTTACATAGCTTATGGTTGCATCCGGATAACTGCAGCTTGGTGGTAAAAAGGGGAGGAGTGTCTGCTCTGGTTGGAGCTTTAGGGGAAGAGTCTGTGGCGGAGAAAGTTGCGTGCGTGTTGGGTGTGATGGCTACTGAGTCTTTAGGAGCTGAGAGTATAGGGAGAGAGGAAACGGTTGTGACGGGGCTCATGGAACTAATGAGATGTGGAAGACCATTAGGCAAAGAAAAAGCTATTGCGACTCTGTTACAACTCTGCACACTAGGTGGAGCGGTTGTGACGGAGAAGGTTGTGAAAACACCGGCTCTTGCGGTCTTGACGCGTAAGCTTTTGCTCACGGGTACAGACCGAGCTAAGAGGAAAGCGGTTTCACTCTCTAAGGTCTGTAAGGGGTGCGACCAGAAAACACAGAGATAAACGGTCTTGTAGTAGAGAAGGGAGTTATAGAACCGATCTTGTGATCTTTATATCTATGCATAAGTCTTAAATAAGAGAGTTAAGGGAAACAGCAGAATAAGAGTTCCACATGCAGTGACCTTTATATATGTTATTATATGATTATGAGCGTTTACTCAATCAGAACTGAATCCATAAAAAGTTGAAACTGTTAAAACAGAAAAGATATTATACAAGGTGGAGCACAGAAGCAAAGGTACAGTCATGGGAACTTTTGTTTTGTTTTCTTAGATTTTTAGTTGCATTGATCAAGATTAGAGTTTGCTTGTTCCCTAAGTTAACAAAAGATGATAAATACACTCACAGAGACATGGTGGAGATCCGTTTTTTTTTTCCTCTCTCCCTACCCAACAAACTTAAATAACGGATAACCTGTATAACCGGTTATCAGCTTTATAGTACATGCCAAGCATGAGGCCTGAGCGGGACTGAAACCGCCTCCTAGTAAGAGTTTTGCCACAGGTGCTGCTGCGGTGTTTGCTTTGAAGGCTGGCCTTGCGAGCCACCTTCCCTTGGGTTTCGCTGTTGGTGCTCCATTGACATTCCGGTTTGCGACTGATAGTAGTTTGGGTAACCGAGGGAACCATATTGCTGTTGCGCCTGTTGCTGAGCTTGTCTAAGTTGCTGAGCTTGCTGTTGTGCTTGAAGGTTGTAGTACGCATTGCTCTGGACACCCGACATTGTTTGAGAACCAGGTCCATGAAGCCATACAGGCGAGTTTTCATTCTGAGATCAAACGATTAAGGTCAAAACAAAGTCCTTTACATCTTTCCAAGCAAGTGTCAAAATGAGAAACATACCTGCTGCTGTTGTTGTTGTTGTTGCTGCTGAAGTGACAATAGATGGCTGTTCTGTTTGTATTGTAGACTCATAACGTCTTCATAACTAAGTGTCGCACCAGTAGGAGCTGCCTGTTGTTGTTGTTGTTGTTGTTGGTTAAGAGAGAAGTTTCCGGCTCCGACATTGCTTGAATTCCCGAATCCATATGGGGAGGAGATGGGGGCTGACTGAGGCAAACTACTGGGGGAAATGTTGTTTTTGTACTGCGGAAGCAGAGCGGCCGGTGACTGGTGGTATGAGCTATTACCAG
Proteins encoded in this window:
- the LOC106342527 gene encoding protein transport protein Sec61 subunit alpha-like — translated: MGGGFRVLHLVRPFLAFLPEVQSADRKVPFREKVIYTVISLFIFLVCSQLPLYGIHSTTGADPFYWMRVILASNRGTVMELGITPIVTSGLVMQLLAGSKIIEVDNNVREDRALLNGAQKLLGILIAIGEAVAYVLSGMYGPVGQLGVGNAILIILQLFFAGIIVICLDELLQKGYGLGSGISLFIATNICESIIWKAFSPTTINTGRGAEFEGAVIALFHMLITKSNKVAALRQAFYRQNLPNVTNLLATVLIFLIVIYFQGFRVVLPVRSKNARGQQGSYPIKLFYTSNMPIILQSALVSNLYFISQLLYRKFSGNFFVNLLGQWKESEYSGQSIPVSGLAYLITAPASFSDMAAHPFHALFYIVFMLTACALFSKTWIEVSGSSARDVAKQLKEQQMVMPGHRESNLQKELNRYIPTAAAFGGVCIGALTVLADFMGAIGSGTGILLAVTIIYQYFETFEKEKASELGFFGF
- the LOC106342093 gene encoding U-box domain-containing protein 17-like: MATDSAMFASSRRRQSPSLEAFLSPVDLSDVPLLRTLSSTSSEIVSCFSDVRFSFQRRNSRSLIRKVQVIAVLLQHLAPESSLDPTAVLCFKELYLLLHHSKFLLRYCAHSSKLWLLLQSPSLSSFFHDLSKDYSTLLDVLLPAESLCLKDDVREQVQLLHMQHYVDDNNDETLRNRLYSFLDEFENGSVPNSEELSFFFFEKLGIKDPTSYREEIEFLEEQIKSHGCDLEPTRSVINGFVDITRYVMFLLFKIEDSNEIKKQRKGLISEEIENTFTTLPKDFICSISLNIMNDPVVIVSTGQTYDRSSIARWIHQEGRSTCPKTGQKLVDLSFVPNLALRHLTTLWCQVNGLSHDSPPPKESLPKVFQTRASTEANKAAISILVRNLAHGSELAAGEIRVLTRTVTETRTLIVEAGAIPYLHSLLKSENAVAQENAVASIFNLSIDEANRSLIMEEHDCLEPIMSVLVSGLTMRAKEIATAALYTLSSVHDYKKTIANADGCIESLALVLRNGTVRGKKDAVYALHSLWLHPDNCSLVVKRGGVSALVGALGEESVAEKVACVLGVMATESLGAESIGREETVVTGLMELMRCGRPLGKEKAIATLLQLCTLGGAVVTEKVVKTPALAVLTRKLLLTGTDRAKRKAVSLSKVCKGCDQKTQR